CGTCGCCCGGCCGGACATGTCGAAGGTCGGAGACACCCCGTCGATCGCCGGGATGCCGAAGGCCAACCGAAGGTAACCAGACGGCAGACACACGGCTGGCCGCTGCACGCCCCGGCACAGGGGCGGCAACCGGCACGAACCGGCCGCAACAGGGAGGAGAACCGATGAACGCACCCTTGCGCCTGCAGGCGCCTGCTGCTCTTGCCTCGCTCGCCACCGTCGCCATGCTGTCGGCGGCCACCGGTGCCATTGCGCAGTCCTGGCCGGCGAAGCCGATCCGCCTGATCGTGCCGTTCCCTCCGGGCGGCGGCAACGACATCGTCGCACGCACGATGAACATCCGGCTGCCCGCACTGCTCGGCCAGCCGGTGGTGATCGAAAACCGCCCGGGCGCCGGCGGCAACCTGGGCGCCGAGATCGCCGCGCGCGCCACGCCCGACGGCTACACCCTGCTGATCGCGAACAACTCGCTGACCGCCAACCTCAGCCTCTACCGCAAGCTGCCCTACGATCCGTTCCGCGACTTCGCGCCGATCTCGATGGGTGCCACCTCGCCGAACATGATCCTGACCCACCCGGCGCTGCCGGCGAAGACAGTGAAGGACCTGATCGCGCTTGCCCGGGCAAGACCGGGCGCGATCACCTTCGGATCGCCCGGTGCCGGCACGCCGTCCCATCTGGCTGGCGAACTTTTCATGTCGCGCGCCAAGGTCAAGCTGATCCACGTGCCGTACAAAGGCGCCGGGCCGCTGGTGGTCGACCAGATGGCCGGCCACGTGACGATCTCGTTCACCGCGCCGATCGTCTCCAAGCCCTTCATCGATGCCGGCAAGATGCGCCCGATCGCGGTCACCAGCGAGAAGCGCTGGGCGGGCGGCCCGGACATCCCCACGGTGGCCGAGAGCGGCTTCCCCGGCTTCGACGTGATTGCCTGGTTCGCCTATTTCGCGCCGGCGGCGACGCCGCGCGAGATCATCGATCGGGTCGCGGCCGACATCGGCCGCGCTGCAAACAGCCCGGAGGTCAAGGAACGCTTCACCCTGCAGGGCATCGAGGTATCGCCGGGCACGCCGGAGGAACTGGCCGCCTTCATCAAGCGCGACTTCCAGGCGATGGATGCGCTGATCAAGGAACTGAAGATCGTGCTCGACTGAGGATCGGCGATGGACGCTCCGCGCAGGACCCGTGAACAGTTGCGCAGCTGGCGCTGGTTCGGCACCGGCGACACGCGCGGCTTCTCGCACCGCAGCCGCATGCAGCAGGTGGGCGTCCGGCGCGAAGAGGTGATGGGGCGGCCGATCATCGGCATCATCAACACCTGGAGCGAGATCTCCACCTGCCACCTGCACCTGCGCGAGCGCGCCGACAACGTGAAGCGGGGCATCCTCGCCGCCGGCGGCTTCCCGATCGAGATGCCGGCGCTGTCGCTGGGCGAGGTGATGGTCAAACCGACCACCATGCTCTACCGCAACCTGCTGGCGATGGAATGCGAGGAGCTTCTGCGCTCGCATCCGGTCGACGGCGCGGTGCTGATGGGCGGCTGCGACAAGACCACGCCCGGGCTGCTGCTGGGCGCGATCAGCATGGACATCCCGGCGATCTACCTGCCGGCCGGCCCGCAGCTGAACGGCCATTTCAAGGGCGTGAAGGTCGGCGTCGGCACCCATACCCGCACCTACTACGACGAACTGCGCGCCGGGAAGATCAGCGCGCAGGACTGGGTCGACCTCGAGGCGGCAATGTGCCGCAGCCATGGCACCTGCAACACGATGGGTACCGCCTCGACAATGACCTCGATCGCCGAGGTGCTCGGCTTCTGCCTGCCGGGCGCCACCAGCATCCCGGCCGACGATGCCGCGCACCCGCGCATGGCGGCCGACTGTGGCGAACGCATCGTCGGGATGGTCTGGGAAGACCTGAAGCCCTCGCGCATCCTCACCGCCGCCGCGGTCGGCAACGCGGCCGCCACCTACATGGCGCTCGGCGGGTCGACCAACTGCGCGGTGCACCTGATCGCGATGGCGCGCCGGGCGGGCATCCCGCTCACGCTCGACGACCTCGATGCACGGGCGCGCGAGATCCGCGTGCTGGTCAACCTGATGCCCTCGGGCGACTACCTGATGGAGGACTTCTACTACGCCGGCGGCCTGCGCGCGCTGCTCTCGCGCATCGAGGCGCACCTCGACCTGTCCGCGCTGACCGTCACCGGCCGCACGCTGGGCGAGAACATCGCCGGCGCCCGGGTGACCGCCGGCAGCGAGGACATCATCCGTGCCGCCGACCAGCCGATCAGCGACCACGGCGCGCTCGCGGTGCTCTATGGCAACCTCGCACCGGATGGCGCGGTGATCAAGCCGGCAGCCGCAGATCCGGCGCTGATGCAGCACGCCGGCCCGGCCGTCGTGTTCGAAGACATGGTCGACATGATGAAACGCATCGACGACCCGGCGCTCGACGTGGACGAGGACTCGGTGCTGGTGCTGAAGAACGCCGGCCCGCTCGGGGGGCCGGGCTTCCCCGAGTGGGGCAACCTGCCGATCCCGAAGAAGGTGCTGGCGAAGGGCATCCGCGACATGGTCCGCATCTCGGACGCACGGATGAGCGGCACCCACTACGGCACCTGCGTGCTGCATGTCGCACCCGAGGCCTTCATCGGCGGCCCGCTTGCGCTGGTGCGCGATGGCGACGTGATCGAACTCGATGTCGCCGGCCGCAGGCTCCACCTGCGGGTGCCCGACGAAGAACTCGCCCGACGCCGCGCCGCGTGGACCGCGCCGCCGCCGCGCTTCGAGCGCGGCTACGGCAGGATGTTCTCCGCTCATGTCACGCAGGCGCCGGCAGGCTGCGATTTCGATTTCCTGCAGCAGCCCGGAACGCTGCCTGAGCCGGACATCTACTGAGCGAACGACAGCATCCCGTCCCGCGCTCCTTCCGGGGGACACCGGTCGACCCCGGAACGTCCGGGCGGATGGCGTGGCCCACGCTACAATCGCGCGTCCCCAAACCCGGGCCAGCGGCGTCCCGTCGCGCATCCGGCATGCAATGGAAGCTTCCCGACCGATGATCCTCTTCCAGGACGTCATCACGCGTCTCAACGAATACTGGGCGAAGCAGGGTTGCCCGCTGCTGCAGCCGCTCGACATGGAAGTCGGCGCCGGAACCTCGCATACGCATACCTTCCTGCGCGCCCTCGGGCCCGAGCCGTGGCGCGCCGCCTACGTGCAGCCCTCGCGCCGACCGAAGGACGGCCGCTACGGCGAGAATCCGAACCGGATGCAGCACTACTACCAGTACCAGGTGGTGCTGAAGCCCGCGCCGGAAGACATCCTCGAGCTCTACCTGGGCTCGCTGGCGGCGATCGGCCTCGACCTGAAGGCCAACGACGTACGTTTCGTCGAGGACGACTGGGAGAACCCCACGCTGGGCGCCTGGGGCCTGGGCTGGGAGGTGTGGCTGAACGGGATGGAAGTGACCCAGTTCACCTATTTCCAGCAGGTCGGGGGCATCGACTGCAAGCCGGTGACCGGTGAGATCACCTACGGCATCGAGCGGCTGTCGATGTACCTGCAGGGCGTCGAGAACGTGTTCGACCTCACCTGGACCACCTGGATGGAGAACGGCGTCGAGCGCAAGCTCACCTACGGCGACGTCTACCACCAGAACGAGGTCGAGCAGTCGACCTTCAACTTCGAGCGCTCGAACGTCGAACTGCTGCTGCACCTGTTCGGCCAGCACGAGTCCGAAGCGAAGAAACTGATCGAAGGCGGGCTGGCGCTGCCTGCATACGACCAGGTGCTCAAGTGCGCGCACACGTTCAACCTGCTCGACGCACGCGGCGCGATCTCGGTCACCGAACGCGCGGCCTACATCGGCCGCATCCGCAACCTGGCGCGCGCGGTCGCGCAGGCCTACTACGAAAGCCGCGAACGCCTCGGCTTCCCGATGCTGGCGGGAGCGGCCCGATGAGCGCGACACTGCTGGTCGAACTGTTGACCGAAGAACTGCCGCCGAAGGCGCTCAGGCGCCTCGGCGACGCTTTTTCGTCGGGCATGGCCGACGCGCTGTCCGCCGCCGGGCTGCTCGAGCCCGCGTCCGTCGCCACCGGCTATGCATCGCCGCGCCGGCTCGCGGTGTCCATCACCCATGTGCTCGCGCGTGCGCCGGACAAGCCGTTTCGCCAGAAGCTGCTGCCGGTCAGCGTCGCCTTCGATGCCGCAGGTGCGCCGACGCCGGCGTTGCAGAAGAAGCTCGCCACGCTCGGGCTGGCCGCCGATGCCTGGCCAGCGCTGGAGCGCGCCTCCGACGGCAAGGCCGAAGCGCTGTTCCACAACGGCACGCAGGCCGGGGCATCCCTCGCCGAAGGGTTGCAGAAGGCCCTCGACGACACGCTGGCGAAGCTGCCGATCCCGAAACTGATGCGCTACCAGCGCCCCGACGGCACAGACGTGCAGTTCGTCCGGCCCGCGCACCGCCTGCTCGCCCTTCACGGCGGCACGGTGGTGCCAGTGCGCGCACTCGGACTCGACGCCGGATTCCATACCGTCGGCCATCGCCAGATGAGCTCGGGCACGATCTCGATCGCGACCGCGTTCGAGTACCCGCACCGGCTGATGGTGCTGGGCAAGGTGGTCGCGTCGTTCGCGCAACGACGCCAGCGGATCGAAGAGGGCCTGCGTGCGAAGGCTGGCGGCGACACGCTGATCGCGCCGGACGCGCTGCTCGACGAGGTCACCGGCCTGGTCGAATGGCCGGTCGTCCTCGAAGGCCGCTTCGACGAGGCCTTCCTCGACGTGCCCCAGGAATGCCTGATCCTGACCATGCAGCAGAACCAGAAGTACTTCGCGCTGGCCGATGCATCGGGCCGGCTGCGCAATCGTTTCCTGCTCGTCAGCAACCTCGAGACGACCGATCCGGCGGCGATCGTCTCCGGCAACGAACGAGTGCTTCGTGCACGGCTGTCCGATGCCAAGTTCTTCTTCGACCAGGACCGGAAGACGCCCCTGGCCGACCGCGTGCAGCGCCTGGGCAGCGTCGTGCATCACAACAAGCTCGGCAGCCAGCTCGATCGGGTGCAGCGGGTGTGCAAGCTCGCGAGCCAGCTCGCGGAGCTCCTCTCGTCGGCCGCGCCCGCGCTGGGCGTCGATCCGGCCCTCGCACAACGCGCAGCCTGGCTGTCCAAGGCCGATCTCGTGACCGACATGGTCGGTGAGTTCCCGGAACTGCAGGGCGTGATCGGCGAGTACTACGCGCGCCACGATGGCGAGGACGAATCGGTCGCCGTGGCGATCGAACAGCACTACCACCCCCGTTTTGCCAACGACGCCCTGCCACAGGCACCGCTGTCGCTGGTCGTCGCGCTGGCCGACAAGCTCGACACGCTGGTCGGCCTGTGGGCGGCGGCCGGGGCGCCGACCGGTGACAAGGATCCCTTCGGCCTGCGCCGCCAGGCGCTCGGCGTGCTGCGCATGCTGGCCGAGCATCCGCTTCCGCTCGACCTGCGTGACCTGGTCGGGCTCGCGATCGCGCAGTTTCCGCCGGCGGTGATGAAGGCCGCGGTGGCGCCAGAACTGCACCGCTTCTTCCTCGACCGGCTGTCGAACTACCTGCGCGAGCGCGGACACGACGCGCGTGGCATCGATGCCGTGCTGGCGCTCGACCCTTCGCGCATCGACCAGGTCCCGTCGAAACTCGATGCGGTCGCCGCCTTCGGCCAGCTGCCCGAGTCGGAGGCGCTGGCTGCAGCGAACAAGCGCGTGCGCAACATCCTGAAGAAGGAAGGCGCATCGGAACGGCGTGCCGACCCTTCGCTGCTGCTCGAGCCTGCCGAGAAGGCCCTGCATGCGGCCCTGGTGACTCTGGAACCCGAGGTGATCGCCTGCACCGCACGCGAAGACTATGCGGGCGCGCTGACCCGGCTCGCATCGGTGCGGTCGGCGGTCGACCGTTTCTTCGACGAAGTGATGGTAATGACCGATGACGTGGCCGTACGGGCGAACCGTATCGCCCTGCTGCAGTCGCTTGAGCGGGCGCTGAACCAGGTCGCCGACATTTCGAAGCTGGCGGCATGAAGCTCGTGATCCTCGATCGCGATGGCGTGATCAACCAGGACAGCGACCAGTTCATCAAGTCGCCGGATGAATGGAAGCCGATCCCGGGCAGCCTGGAGGCGATCGCGCGCCTGAACCAGGCGGGGTTCCAGGTGGTCGTCGCCACCAACCAGTCCGGCGTCGGACGCGGGCTGCTCGACATGACGGCGCTGAACGCGATCCACGACAAGATGCACCGCAGGCTGGCGCAGGCCGGTGGCCATGTCGCCGCAGTCTTCTACTGCCCGCATGCCGCCGATGCGAACTGCGGCTGCCGCAAGCCGCGCGCCGGCCTGTTCGAGGAGATCGGTCGCCGGTTCGGCCTGCCACTGGCCGAGGTGCCGGCGGTCGGCGACTCGCTGCGCGACCTGCAGGCGGCCGCAACAGTCGGTGCCCGGCCGATGCTGGTGCTCACCGGCAAGGGCCAGAGCACCCGCAGGGCCGGAAACCTGCCCGAAGGCACGACCACGTCCGCGAACCTCGCCGACGCGGTGACGGCGATCTGCGAATGACACGGGCCCGGAACGAAGGCTTCGACGGGTGCTGAGTCTGCTGCGTTCCGTCGTGTTCGCGCTGGCCGCGGCGCTGATCACACCGCCGTATGCTTTCCTTGCGCTGGCGATCTTCTTCCTGCCGCCGATGACGCGCTACCGGATCATCCGCACATGGTCCGTGGCAATCGTCTGGCTTGCCCGGATCATCTGCGGCGTACGCTGGACGGTGACCGGGCTTGAGCGCCTGCCCACGGTGCCGTCGATCATCCTCTCCAAGCACCAGTCGGCCTGGGAGACACTGGCCTTCCAGGCGATCTTCCCGCCGCAGGTATGGGTGCTCAAGCGTTCCCTGCTGTGGGTACCCTTCGTCGGGTGGGGCATCGGCATGCTGTCGCCGATCGCGATCGACCGCAGCCAGCGCATGCGCGCGCTGAAGCAGCTGCTGGAGCAGGGACGCGCGCGGCTCGCCAGTGGCTTCTGGGTCGTCGTGTTCCCGGAAGGCAGCCGTGTCGAACCCGGCATCCGCGGTACCTGGCAGATCGGTGGCGCATGGCTGGCGGCGCACGCCGACGCGCCGGTGGTACCGGTGGCGGTGAACTCGGGCGAACTATGGCCGCGCAACGGCTTCATCAAGCATGCCGGCACGATCGAGGTGGTCATCCTCGATCCGATCTCTCCTGCCGGCATGAAGGCCGAGGCCCTGAACAGACTGGTCGAGCAGCGCGTCGAGGACGCGATGCTGCAATTGAACGGAAAGGCAAGAAGCCGTTGAGCATCCCGCACCACCCTGGCAACACCCTTCAGCACCCCGCTCCAAAGCCTGCCCAGCGCCCCACGCAGGAGACCGTCCCCGGATCCACCCCGCCCGCCGTGCGCACGATGGCAGCACGTGGCACTCACCTCGACACCGACCAGGTGGGGATGATCGAACTCGACGGACAGCAGGTCGAGTACACGATGCGCCGCAGCCTGCGCCGCAAGCGCGCGATGCTGAGCCTGTCCGACCGCGGGCTGGTGCTGGCAGTGCCGTTGCGCATGTCCCAACGGGCGATCGAGGGCTTCCTCCAGCACAGCCATCCGTGGCTGCGCAGGCACCTGCCGCGCTGGCGCGCGAACGCCAGTCCGCAGCTCGAACTGACGACACTGCAGCAGGTGCTCTGGCTCGGCGAATCGCTGCCGATCGACGTGGAACAGGCCACGTCTCCCTCGGTGGAGCGTCTCGGCGCACGCATCGCGGTCGCCCTCCCCGAGCCGGGTGACGTGGGCGCGCTGCGCAGCGCGCTGCGCAGTTGGGTGCAGGCGCACGCACTGCCCCACTTCGAAGGCCGGGCCTGCCACTTCGCATCGGTCGTCGGCGTGAAGCGACCGCCGATGAAGCTGACCAATGCGCGCACGCTGTGGGGAAGTTGCACGCCAGCCGGGCTGGTCCGCATCAACTGGCGTCTGATGCAGGCACCCGCGCACCTGATCGACTACGTGGTGGTGCACGAACTGGCGCACATCGTCGAAGCCAACCACTCGGCGCGATTCTGGGCGGTGGTCGAGCGCGGCTACCGCGAGCATCGGCAGGCACGGCGCGAACTCAGCCAATGGCAACGCAGGCTGGCTGCGCTGTGAGCACCACTCTGGGGCGGGCACCTGCGGTTGCGGCTGGCTGGCCATCAGGGACTGCGTGCTAACATCTTTTGCATGATCAGCCTGCCCCCTTCCGCATCGAACACCGCTCCGGATGACCGGGCCAGCCCCGCGCAGGACGCACGTGGTGTCGAGGCACGCAATGCAGCCCGGCACCGCGAGCGATCCGGCTTGCGCCCGCTGGCGGCGGGCACGATCGTGGTACTGCTGGCCTTCGTCACCGTGCAGGCAGGCGGATGCGGGTTCAAGACCCCCCTGCAGGTGGTACCGAAGAAGGCCGCGCCGGCGAAACCGGCTTCCTGAACAGCCACGCTGACCGGAGCAACACGATGGACGCGATGTTCAACCTTCGCAGCGGCGCGCTGCACGTCGAGGACGTGCCCCTGCACCTGGTGGCCGAGCGCTTCGGCACCCCCACCTACGTGTATTCGCGTGCAGCGCTGACGGGCGCATACCGCGCCTTCGAATCCGCGTTCGCGGACGCGCTCCTGCGCATCCCGTCGCGCCCGGCAGGGTCGCCTGCCCCGCTCGTCTGCTACGCAGTGAAAGCGAACCCGAACCTGGCGATCCTCAACCTGTTCGCCCGGATGGGCAGCGGCTTCGACATCGTGTCCGCAGGAGAGCTCGCCCGCGTGGTTGCCGCAGGCGGCGATCCTTCGAGGGTCGTGTTCTCCGGGGTGGGCAAGAGCGCGGAAGAACTCAGGTTAGCCCTCGAGGCGGGAATCCTCTGCTTCAACATCGAATCGATCCCGGAACTGCACCGGCTGGAGCGTGTCGCCGGCTCTCTCGGCAAGGTTGCACCGGTGAGCATCCGGGTGAATCCGGACGTGAACCCGAATACCCATCCGTACATCACCACCGGCCTCAACGAGAACAAGTTCGGGGTGAACCATGCCGACGCCCTCGACCTGTACCGTGCGGCGCGCGGCTGTCGACACCTGCGCATCACAGGAATCGATTGCCATATCGGCTCCCAGATAACCGAGATCTCTCCCTACGCCGATGCACTGGAGCGCATCCTCGAACTGGTCGACCAGCTGGCCGCGGAAGGCATGGTGCTGGACCATGTCGACCTGGGCGGTGGACTTGGCATCCGCTACAGCGAAGAACGTCCCCCATCTGTCGACGACTATGCGGCTGCGATCACCCGCGTGTTCGGCAACAGGCCCCAGCGCCTGGTATTCGAACCCGGGCGTCTGATGGTGGGCAATGCCGGCCTGCTGCTCACGCGCGTCGAGTACCTGAAGCCCGGCCCGGTGAAGAACTTCGCGATCGTCGACGCGGCGATGAACGACCTGATGAGACCCGCGCTCTACGAGGCATACCACGACGTGCTGCCAGTCGCTCCGCGCGTCGGAGACGCGCAGTGGTACGACGTGGTGGGCCCGGTCTGCGAGAGCGGCGACTGGCTTGCCCGCAATCGTGCGCTGGTCATCGCCGAGGGGGACCTGCTGGCGATCGCATCGGCCGGCGCCTACGGCATGAGCATGAGCTCGAACTACAACACGCGGCCACGTGCAGCGGAGGTGATGGTCGACGGCGCGGACATGCATGAGATACGCGCGCGCGAGCGCATCGAGCA
The window above is part of the Rhodocyclaceae bacterium genome. Proteins encoded here:
- a CDS encoding tripartite tricarboxylate transporter substrate binding protein → MNAPLRLQAPAALASLATVAMLSAATGAIAQSWPAKPIRLIVPFPPGGGNDIVARTMNIRLPALLGQPVVIENRPGAGGNLGAEIAARATPDGYTLLIANNSLTANLSLYRKLPYDPFRDFAPISMGATSPNMILTHPALPAKTVKDLIALARARPGAITFGSPGAGTPSHLAGELFMSRAKVKLIHVPYKGAGPLVVDQMAGHVTISFTAPIVSKPFIDAGKMRPIAVTSEKRWAGGPDIPTVAESGFPGFDVIAWFAYFAPAATPREIIDRVAADIGRAANSPEVKERFTLQGIEVSPGTPEELAAFIKRDFQAMDALIKELKIVLD
- a CDS encoding dihydroxy-acid dehydratase; this encodes MDAPRRTREQLRSWRWFGTGDTRGFSHRSRMQQVGVRREEVMGRPIIGIINTWSEISTCHLHLRERADNVKRGILAAGGFPIEMPALSLGEVMVKPTTMLYRNLLAMECEELLRSHPVDGAVLMGGCDKTTPGLLLGAISMDIPAIYLPAGPQLNGHFKGVKVGVGTHTRTYYDELRAGKISAQDWVDLEAAMCRSHGTCNTMGTASTMTSIAEVLGFCLPGATSIPADDAAHPRMAADCGERIVGMVWEDLKPSRILTAAAVGNAAATYMALGGSTNCAVHLIAMARRAGIPLTLDDLDARAREIRVLVNLMPSGDYLMEDFYYAGGLRALLSRIEAHLDLSALTVTGRTLGENIAGARVTAGSEDIIRAADQPISDHGALAVLYGNLAPDGAVIKPAAADPALMQHAGPAVVFEDMVDMMKRIDDPALDVDEDSVLVLKNAGPLGGPGFPEWGNLPIPKKVLAKGIRDMVRISDARMSGTHYGTCVLHVAPEAFIGGPLALVRDGDVIELDVAGRRLHLRVPDEELARRRAAWTAPPPRFERGYGRMFSAHVTQAPAGCDFDFLQQPGTLPEPDIY
- the glyQ gene encoding glycine--tRNA ligase subunit alpha, coding for MILFQDVITRLNEYWAKQGCPLLQPLDMEVGAGTSHTHTFLRALGPEPWRAAYVQPSRRPKDGRYGENPNRMQHYYQYQVVLKPAPEDILELYLGSLAAIGLDLKANDVRFVEDDWENPTLGAWGLGWEVWLNGMEVTQFTYFQQVGGIDCKPVTGEITYGIERLSMYLQGVENVFDLTWTTWMENGVERKLTYGDVYHQNEVEQSTFNFERSNVELLLHLFGQHESEAKKLIEGGLALPAYDQVLKCAHTFNLLDARGAISVTERAAYIGRIRNLARAVAQAYYESRERLGFPMLAGAAR
- a CDS encoding glycine--tRNA ligase subunit beta, which codes for MSATLLVELLTEELPPKALRRLGDAFSSGMADALSAAGLLEPASVATGYASPRRLAVSITHVLARAPDKPFRQKLLPVSVAFDAAGAPTPALQKKLATLGLAADAWPALERASDGKAEALFHNGTQAGASLAEGLQKALDDTLAKLPIPKLMRYQRPDGTDVQFVRPAHRLLALHGGTVVPVRALGLDAGFHTVGHRQMSSGTISIATAFEYPHRLMVLGKVVASFAQRRQRIEEGLRAKAGGDTLIAPDALLDEVTGLVEWPVVLEGRFDEAFLDVPQECLILTMQQNQKYFALADASGRLRNRFLLVSNLETTDPAAIVSGNERVLRARLSDAKFFFDQDRKTPLADRVQRLGSVVHHNKLGSQLDRVQRVCKLASQLAELLSSAAPALGVDPALAQRAAWLSKADLVTDMVGEFPELQGVIGEYYARHDGEDESVAVAIEQHYHPRFANDALPQAPLSLVVALADKLDTLVGLWAAAGAPTGDKDPFGLRRQALGVLRMLAEHPLPLDLRDLVGLAIAQFPPAVMKAAVAPELHRFFLDRLSNYLRERGHDARGIDAVLALDPSRIDQVPSKLDAVAAFGQLPESEALAAANKRVRNILKKEGASERRADPSLLLEPAEKALHAALVTLEPEVIACTAREDYAGALTRLASVRSAVDRFFDEVMVMTDDVAVRANRIALLQSLERALNQVADISKLAA
- the gmhB gene encoding D-glycero-beta-D-manno-heptose 1,7-bisphosphate 7-phosphatase — translated: MKLVILDRDGVINQDSDQFIKSPDEWKPIPGSLEAIARLNQAGFQVVVATNQSGVGRGLLDMTALNAIHDKMHRRLAQAGGHVAAVFYCPHAADANCGCRKPRAGLFEEIGRRFGLPLAEVPAVGDSLRDLQAAATVGARPMLVLTGKGQSTRRAGNLPEGTTTSANLADAVTAICE
- a CDS encoding 1-acyl-sn-glycerol-3-phosphate acyltransferase → MSLLRSVVFALAAALITPPYAFLALAIFFLPPMTRYRIIRTWSVAIVWLARIICGVRWTVTGLERLPTVPSIILSKHQSAWETLAFQAIFPPQVWVLKRSLLWVPFVGWGIGMLSPIAIDRSQRMRALKQLLEQGRARLASGFWVVVFPEGSRVEPGIRGTWQIGGAWLAAHADAPVVPVAVNSGELWPRNGFIKHAGTIEVVILDPISPAGMKAEALNRLVEQRVEDAMLQLNGKARSR
- a CDS encoding M48 family metallopeptidase; amino-acid sequence: MAARGTHLDTDQVGMIELDGQQVEYTMRRSLRRKRAMLSLSDRGLVLAVPLRMSQRAIEGFLQHSHPWLRRHLPRWRANASPQLELTTLQQVLWLGESLPIDVEQATSPSVERLGARIAVALPEPGDVGALRSALRSWVQAHALPHFEGRACHFASVVGVKRPPMKLTNARTLWGSCTPAGLVRINWRLMQAPAHLIDYVVVHELAHIVEANHSARFWAVVERGYREHRQARRELSQWQRRLAAL
- the lysA gene encoding diaminopimelate decarboxylase — protein: MDAMFNLRSGALHVEDVPLHLVAERFGTPTYVYSRAALTGAYRAFESAFADALLRIPSRPAGSPAPLVCYAVKANPNLAILNLFARMGSGFDIVSAGELARVVAAGGDPSRVVFSGVGKSAEELRLALEAGILCFNIESIPELHRLERVAGSLGKVAPVSIRVNPDVNPNTHPYITTGLNENKFGVNHADALDLYRAARGCRHLRITGIDCHIGSQITEISPYADALERILELVDQLAAEGMVLDHVDLGGGLGIRYSEERPPSVDDYAAAITRVFGNRPQRLVFEPGRLMVGNAGLLLTRVEYLKPGPVKNFAIVDAAMNDLMRPALYEAYHDVLPVAPRVGDAQWYDVVGPVCESGDWLARNRALVIAEGDLLAIASAGAYGMSMSSNYNTRPRAAEVMVDGADMHEIRARERIEQLFEGESLLPR